The following proteins are co-located in the Halalkalicoccus subterraneus genome:
- a CDS encoding acyl-CoA synthetase produces the protein MQSSIPSEYLPDEANGPDYVHAVPEVHYPRQINVAEELVDRHVHEGRGDNVAVHFEDQTISYAELQDTVNQMGNALIGLGVEPGDRVVARFPNRPEAVVTCLAAQKIGAVALPSMKLLRAAELDHIINNAEATTVVVYDDLLEEIENALPSLETVENVIVAERNSVEHDHYDYDTLLNDASSDLDAHKTERDDVALMLYTSGTTGEPKGAVHTHRNLLASADTYAQYCLEPTEEDVFGGNPPLPFAYGYGDLVTFPLRFGASTSLVEDATPGDLLEAIDAHGISILCSIPTAFNQILSKYPDGPENYDISSLRVGASAGEPLTPTTFESFKREYGIELLDGIGTTEMLHIFISHRHGEEIDPSATGFPVPGYECKIVDPETGEECDRGEAGLLAVRGPTGIEYWNRPRKQANAVKNNWSYPGDIFVQREDGRFEYKSRNDDLIISSGYNIPGPEVEAVIEELGSVSEVAVVGSPNEERGAIVKAFVVTADGVLSGDDLVDEIQSHVKDTLAPYKYPREVEFVRELPRTETGKIRRIELREREIEKKAQ, from the coding sequence ATGCAGTCCAGTATACCATCGGAGTACCTGCCGGACGAGGCGAACGGACCGGATTACGTCCACGCCGTTCCGGAAGTACACTACCCTCGACAAATCAACGTGGCGGAAGAGCTAGTAGATAGACACGTTCACGAGGGACGGGGAGATAATGTTGCCGTCCACTTTGAGGATCAAACTATCTCCTATGCGGAGTTACAAGATACGGTCAATCAGATGGGAAACGCACTCATCGGTCTTGGGGTCGAGCCCGGCGATCGGGTTGTCGCCAGATTCCCCAACCGACCCGAAGCGGTCGTAACCTGCCTCGCCGCACAAAAGATCGGTGCCGTCGCGCTTCCTTCGATGAAGCTCCTTCGGGCCGCGGAACTCGATCATATCATCAATAATGCCGAGGCGACGACAGTCGTTGTCTACGACGACCTCCTTGAGGAAATCGAAAATGCATTGCCAAGCCTCGAAACCGTTGAGAACGTTATCGTCGCCGAGCGCAATAGCGTCGAACACGATCACTACGACTACGATACGCTCCTTAATGATGCGAGTAGCGATCTTGACGCACATAAAACGGAACGCGACGATGTAGCGTTAATGCTGTACACGAGTGGGACGACGGGCGAGCCCAAGGGCGCGGTCCACACCCACCGAAATTTGCTTGCGAGCGCGGATACCTACGCCCAGTACTGTCTCGAACCGACTGAGGAGGACGTCTTCGGTGGAAACCCACCGCTTCCATTCGCGTACGGCTACGGCGATCTTGTTACGTTCCCGCTTCGCTTCGGAGCCAGTACGAGTCTTGTTGAAGACGCTACACCGGGGGATTTACTGGAAGCTATCGACGCCCACGGAATTTCGATCCTCTGTTCGATCCCGACTGCATTTAATCAGATTCTCTCAAAGTACCCCGACGGTCCCGAAAATTACGACATCTCTTCCCTTCGCGTGGGCGCGAGCGCCGGTGAGCCGTTAACGCCAACAACGTTCGAGTCGTTCAAGAGGGAATATGGGATCGAACTGCTCGACGGGATTGGAACAACAGAGATGCTCCATATATTCATCAGTCACCGTCACGGCGAGGAGATCGATCCAAGCGCAACCGGATTTCCGGTTCCCGGCTATGAGTGCAAGATCGTCGATCCCGAGACCGGCGAGGAATGCGACCGCGGCGAAGCAGGGTTGCTAGCCGTTCGTGGTCCGACTGGTATTGAGTATTGGAACCGACCACGAAAGCAGGCCAACGCGGTGAAGAACAACTGGTCGTACCCAGGCGATATCTTCGTCCAGCGGGAGGACGGTCGTTTTGAGTATAAGTCCCGAAATGATGATCTTATCATATCTAGCGGCTACAATATCCCAGGCCCGGAGGTTGAGGCCGTCATTGAGGAACTCGGTTCCGTCAGCGAGGTTGCCGTCGTCGGTAGCCCGAACGAGGAACGCGGCGCGATCGTTAAGGCATTTGTCGTGACCGCCGACGGTGTTCTCTCGGGAGACGATCTGGTCGACGAGATCCAGAGTCACGTCAAGGACACGCTCGCACCGTACAAGTATCCACGTGAAGTTGAGTTCGTACGCGAACTACCACGAACTGAAACGGGAAAGATTCGCCGTATCGAGCTTCGCGAGCGGGAGATAGAGAAGAAAGCGCAATAA
- a CDS encoding GNAT family N-acetyltransferase, with product MTYELRHSTVDDGKEILELWHGFTEHLSKYDDRYQHKEDADNRWLQYFENQLVDSKYGTVIIAEHEETGELIGVLEARVMGDHPIFRLKDHGYINGHYVREDHWNEGVGKALIEEAHTWFADSPRDIDFYRIDVVDGDEKAAEVYEKLGFEPVEHVFERSIEEQ from the coding sequence ATGACGTACGAACTACGACACAGTACGGTCGATGACGGTAAGGAAATCCTCGAACTCTGGCACGGGTTCACAGAGCACCTTTCGAAGTACGATGATCGCTACCAGCATAAAGAGGACGCAGACAATCGATGGCTACAGTACTTCGAGAATCAACTTGTCGACTCAAAATACGGGACAGTGATCATCGCCGAACACGAAGAAACAGGCGAATTGATTGGCGTTCTTGAAGCACGTGTGATGGGTGATCATCCAATTTTTCGTCTCAAGGATCACGGGTACATTAATGGTCACTATGTTCGGGAGGACCATTGGAATGAGGGCGTTGGTAAGGCGTTGATTGAGGAGGCTCATACTTGGTTCGCTGACTCACCGCGTGACATCGACTTCTATCGAATTGACGTGGTTGACGGCGACGAGAAGGCCGCAGAGGTGTACGAAAAACTCGGATTCGAACCAGTTGAACACGTCTTCGAACGCTCCATCGAGGAGCAGTAG
- a CDS encoding Phenylacetic acid catabolic protein produces MPTEKQLKQQVQNGKMIESTDEMTEGYKKALKQILLVSGDTELMSAPAYYDQSLNAPSPNARASCISVIQDELGHGHIAYRLLEDLGENREDLIYGREPHEFRNTYGFDQHIENFAELVTAHGLFDRAGIVLLGDIHENTSYAPWKRALTKVNKEEQFHLRHGETWMRRLANKNDKTHRKLQEAVDWMFPIGIEWFGLPDDKKKHDDQLEYQIKGKSNDELRQDWLSRSLPLMNELDLNVPAHYDEEADEYVIEYDMPIAFDAENKEWRYNESISWGDVMDRWRSRGPANEKYVELIQSGKVEVEV; encoded by the coding sequence ATGCCAACAGAGAAACAGTTGAAACAGCAAGTTCAGAATGGAAAGATGATTGAATCGACCGATGAGATGACCGAAGGCTACAAGAAAGCCTTGAAACAGATTTTGCTGGTCTCGGGAGATACAGAGCTGATGAGTGCGCCCGCGTACTATGATCAGTCTCTCAACGCACCGTCGCCTAACGCACGAGCGTCCTGTATCAGCGTAATCCAGGACGAACTCGGCCACGGCCACATTGCTTACCGCCTGCTTGAAGACTTGGGTGAGAACCGCGAAGACCTTATTTACGGGCGCGAGCCTCATGAGTTCCGCAATACATACGGGTTCGATCAGCACATTGAGAATTTCGCGGAGCTCGTGACGGCCCACGGCTTGTTCGACCGTGCAGGTATCGTCCTCTTGGGCGATATCCACGAAAATACCTCATATGCGCCCTGGAAACGCGCGCTGACGAAAGTCAACAAGGAAGAACAGTTCCACCTCCGCCACGGAGAGACGTGGATGCGCCGTCTTGCGAACAAAAACGACAAAACCCATCGAAAGCTGCAGGAAGCGGTTGATTGGATGTTCCCGATCGGAATCGAGTGGTTCGGATTGCCCGACGACAAGAAAAAACATGATGATCAACTTGAGTACCAAATTAAAGGCAAGTCCAACGACGAACTCCGTCAAGATTGGCTTTCGCGGTCGTTACCTCTAATGAACGAACTCGACCTAAACGTTCCAGCTCACTACGATGAAGAGGCGGACGAGTACGTCATCGAGTATGACATGCCGATCGCGTTCGACGCAGAGAACAAAGAATGGCGCTACAACGAATCCATTTCGTGGGGCGATGTCATGGACCGCTGGCGTTCCCGCGGTCCGGCCAACGAAAAGTACGTTGAGCTCATCCAATCAGGTAAAGTCGAGGTCGAGGTATAG
- a CDS encoding ABC transporter substrate-binding protein: MQTSALLGTTAGIAGCLGEGDDTLTVGYVLPFTGVYSLLGDSIVNGFEMYVDEQGGEIDGQEVEFVSRDTEADTDTGVSVARELLVEAGADVLVGPVSSAVAIAMMQTVENESSAIWLNANAGDYRVVQDGCLPYHFRTSFNDWQTSAPLAPWVYENVADNIVLTYADYAFGQNSRDFFAEAFEEAGGEVVDEVTVPLGTDDFSPYMGDIEGSGADAVYSFFAGSDAVNYITQFHEFGLDEEMVQTGSGFLLDEDSLPAQGNAAVGKYSLLHYASNHERTQEFVESYREEHDETPNVYACQGYDSAQAFELAVTEGGTDPDAMVEALRGAEIDSPRGDFSFHPETNDPVQDMYVREVVEGEDGPENEIVETLETVEPPTWGCSLD; the protein is encoded by the coding sequence TTGCAAACGAGCGCGCTACTCGGGACGACGGCGGGGATCGCTGGCTGTCTCGGGGAAGGAGATGACACCCTCACTGTCGGGTATGTGCTCCCGTTCACCGGCGTCTACTCGCTACTTGGCGACAGTATTGTAAACGGGTTCGAGATGTACGTCGATGAACAGGGTGGGGAAATCGACGGGCAAGAGGTCGAGTTCGTGAGCAGAGACACAGAGGCGGACACCGACACCGGTGTGTCGGTTGCCCGCGAACTACTCGTCGAAGCTGGCGCCGATGTTCTGGTCGGTCCGGTCTCGAGTGCCGTTGCAATCGCAATGATGCAGACAGTCGAAAATGAGTCAAGCGCAATCTGGCTTAACGCAAACGCAGGCGATTACCGCGTTGTCCAGGATGGCTGCCTGCCGTATCATTTCCGTACATCATTCAATGATTGGCAGACGAGCGCACCGCTCGCACCGTGGGTCTACGAGAACGTCGCTGATAATATCGTTCTCACCTACGCCGACTACGCGTTCGGTCAGAACTCGCGTGACTTCTTCGCCGAGGCATTCGAGGAGGCTGGCGGCGAGGTCGTTGATGAGGTGACAGTCCCGCTTGGTACCGACGACTTTTCGCCATATATGGGAGATATCGAGGGAAGTGGAGCAGACGCAGTGTACTCGTTTTTCGCCGGTAGCGACGCAGTAAACTACATTACACAGTTCCACGAGTTCGGTCTTGACGAGGAGATGGTTCAGACAGGTAGTGGATTCTTATTAGACGAAGATTCGCTTCCAGCTCAGGGTAACGCCGCAGTCGGGAAGTACTCTCTGCTCCACTACGCATCGAATCATGAACGAACACAGGAATTCGTCGAGAGCTATCGTGAAGAGCACGATGAGACACCGAACGTCTACGCCTGTCAAGGGTATGACTCCGCACAGGCGTTCGAGCTGGCCGTCACTGAGGGTGGAACGGATCCCGACGCGATGGTGGAGGCGCTTCGTGGTGCAGAAATCGATAGCCCTCGGGGTGACTTCAGTTTCCATCCGGAGACGAATGACCCAGTTCAGGACATGTATGTTCGCGAGGTAGTTGAGGGAGAGGACGGACCTGAAAACGAGATCGTCGAAACACTCGAAACAGTCGAACCACCCACGTGGGGTTGCAGCCTAGATTGA
- a CDS encoding branched-chain amino acid ABC transporter permease produces MKAITEYAHNLKEAVGLSEVTAPAGEQVLSSQGRIAALIVAGVLAAFAPVAQAFEPFWLNLLTRMLVFALLALSLDFVFGYAGLLSFGHAAMFGAGGYTAALVVREMTTNALIVLPISMLVGILVAAFIGWFSVRAKGIYFAMLTLAFAQMFYVIIFTDLPAAALGVETITGGDDGLFGIPLYDIFGIDFGSRLLYFYLTLVFVLLSFAILVRVANSPFGRTMQGIRENEERMQFIGYNVQRYKLLAFAISGGFAGLAGGLYVPFQSVAQPGLLHWTISGELVVMLLLGGMGTLWGPMLGGALVIYLEERLAGFATWEIILGSVFVVVVIFAPRGLAGTLISIRNDPRNAITNAKGALRNYIEKVKG; encoded by the coding sequence ATGAAGGCGATTACCGAGTATGCACACAACCTGAAGGAGGCGGTCGGACTCAGCGAAGTAACAGCTCCGGCCGGTGAGCAGGTTCTGTCCTCACAGGGTCGTATTGCAGCCCTAATCGTTGCTGGTGTCCTGGCTGCGTTCGCCCCGGTCGCACAGGCGTTCGAACCGTTCTGGTTGAATCTCTTGACGCGAATGCTCGTCTTCGCGTTACTTGCATTGAGTTTGGATTTCGTCTTCGGGTACGCTGGCCTCCTCTCGTTCGGGCATGCGGCAATGTTCGGTGCTGGCGGCTATACGGCCGCCCTCGTGGTACGAGAAATGACGACGAATGCGCTGATTGTCCTACCGATATCGATGCTGGTGGGGATCCTCGTCGCGGCATTCATTGGCTGGTTCAGCGTCCGTGCAAAAGGAATCTACTTCGCCATGCTGACGCTGGCGTTCGCTCAGATGTTCTACGTGATCATATTTACCGATCTTCCGGCAGCAGCACTAGGTGTCGAAACGATCACTGGCGGCGACGACGGCCTCTTTGGTATCCCGCTATACGACATCTTTGGAATCGATTTTGGCTCGCGACTATTGTATTTCTACCTGACACTTGTATTCGTACTCTTATCGTTCGCCATCCTCGTCCGGGTGGCGAACTCACCATTTGGCCGTACAATGCAGGGGATCCGCGAGAACGAGGAACGTATGCAATTCATTGGCTACAATGTCCAGCGCTACAAATTGCTTGCCTTCGCGATCAGTGGTGGATTTGCCGGGCTTGCTGGGGGACTATATGTTCCGTTCCAAAGTGTTGCCCAGCCTGGATTACTCCACTGGACGATCAGTGGCGAACTCGTCGTGATGCTATTGCTCGGCGGGATGGGAACTCTTTGGGGCCCAATGCTCGGCGGTGCGCTCGTGATCTACCTCGAGGAACGGCTCGCTGGCTTCGCCACCTGGGAGATTATCCTAGGAAGCGTGTTTGTCGTTGTTGTGATTTTCGCACCACGAGGGCTTGCCGGCACGCTAATTTCCATCAGAAACGACCCACGTAATGCAATCACCAATGCAAAGGGAGCGCTTCGAAATTATATAGAAAAGGTGAAAGGATGA
- a CDS encoding branched-chain amino acid ABC transporter permease, which produces MLESLLRATLLGLQLGVTLALIAAGLTLIFGMMDVINFAHGALYMLGAYIGLVIADLLGSFWLALLLAPLVVGVIGAGIEIFSLRPLYGRNPLYHILLTFGLAIMAQGIIVEIWGARSRRIPAPELLSGSVSVGPVTYPVYWLFVLAFSTILIGTIWIAIERSDLGILMRASAHDTEMVDALGVDVKKVFTAVFVFGAALAAIAGVLLGASRSVHPGMGFGVIIEAFVIVVIGGLGSFKGAIYAALLIGLVIAYGALIAPALTDLFIFTLMAAVLIIKPSGLFGATEAA; this is translated from the coding sequence ATGCTAGAGTCGCTCCTCCGAGCGACTCTTCTGGGCCTCCAACTTGGAGTGACGCTCGCGCTCATCGCCGCCGGACTTACACTGATCTTCGGAATGATGGATGTGATCAATTTCGCTCACGGAGCGCTATATATGCTCGGCGCGTACATCGGTCTGGTAATCGCAGATCTCCTCGGAAGCTTTTGGCTCGCGCTCTTGCTCGCCCCATTAGTCGTTGGGGTGATTGGAGCCGGTATTGAGATTTTCTCGCTACGCCCTCTGTACGGCCGCAATCCACTATATCACATCCTACTCACGTTCGGGCTTGCGATCATGGCCCAAGGAATTATCGTCGAAATATGGGGCGCACGCTCTCGGCGGATACCAGCTCCCGAGTTGCTCTCCGGGTCAGTGTCAGTTGGCCCCGTTACCTATCCAGTCTACTGGCTATTCGTACTCGCATTCAGTACTATCTTGATCGGGACGATCTGGATCGCCATTGAGCGCAGCGATCTCGGGATTCTCATGCGGGCGAGCGCCCATGATACCGAAATGGTCGATGCGCTCGGTGTCGACGTTAAAAAGGTGTTTACTGCTGTGTTCGTCTTTGGGGCAGCGCTCGCAGCTATCGCTGGCGTGCTACTCGGTGCGTCGCGGTCGGTTCATCCAGGAATGGGCTTCGGTGTTATCATTGAGGCGTTTGTTATCGTCGTTATCGGCGGACTCGGCAGTTTCAAGGGCGCGATCTACGCGGCGCTGTTGATTGGGCTCGTTATTGCATATGGCGCCCTAATCGCACCGGCACTGACCGACCTGTTCATCTTTACGCTGATGGCGGCAGTTCTAATCATTAAACCAAGCGGCCTGTTCGGCGCAACGGAGGCGGCCTGA
- a CDS encoding Phenylacetic acid catabolic protein — translation MSKWPDSAVDYVQAIADTKLILGHRNAQWSLAGPSLEDDIGGASAAQEEIGHFRQFINELQSQGRDLDWLNGQRDAEEFHNAACLDRIDGNWPAYVASIAPADRAAWYLIDAIDKDDLDGLITKMGEDEYFHLEYHDARLEALAEEDPDTIQTTLETTLPQALAFIGPAEYNEATDPLFQAGFTNRSITEIRKAFEGHYRDLFKNTAVSLDSVDWDGPALSEWNEVRRRVGDGSISDADTRQLRGTENELFAMN, via the coding sequence ATGAGTAAATGGCCAGACTCAGCGGTCGACTATGTACAAGCTATCGCAGACACCAAACTCATCCTTGGGCACCGGAACGCTCAATGGAGCCTCGCTGGACCCTCACTTGAGGACGATATCGGCGGGGCAAGTGCCGCCCAAGAGGAAATCGGTCACTTCCGCCAGTTCATCAATGAACTGCAGTCACAAGGCCGGGATCTAGATTGGCTCAACGGTCAACGCGACGCAGAGGAGTTCCATAACGCCGCCTGTCTTGATCGGATCGATGGGAACTGGCCGGCATATGTAGCCTCAATCGCACCAGCCGACCGCGCAGCGTGGTACCTAATCGATGCCATCGATAAGGATGATCTCGATGGACTAATCACCAAAATGGGTGAAGATGAGTACTTTCATCTCGAGTACCATGACGCTCGTTTAGAGGCACTAGCCGAAGAAGATCCTGACACAATACAGACTACTCTGGAAACAACATTGCCTCAAGCGCTTGCGTTCATCGGACCTGCAGAATACAACGAAGCAACGGATCCACTGTTCCAAGCTGGGTTCACTAACCGTTCGATTACCGAGATTCGCAAAGCATTCGAAGGACACTACCGCGACTTGTTCAAGAATACGGCCGTTTCGCTTGACAGCGTCGATTGGGACGGTCCGGCACTCAGCGAGTGGAACGAAGTCAGACGACGCGTTGGTGACGGATCAATCAGTGACGCCGATACCCGACAGCTTCGGGGGACCGAGAACGAACTCTTCGCGATGAATTGA
- a CDS encoding PaaD-like zinc ribbon domain-containing protein: MNDQDSDLNIICPFCDSADTERESAFGSEISKMQYYCNSCNTVFERIKFDGKQPDTE; the protein is encoded by the coding sequence ATGAACGACCAAGATTCGGATCTGAACATCATCTGCCCATTCTGTGACTCAGCGGATACCGAACGGGAATCCGCGTTCGGAAGTGAGATATCGAAGATGCAGTACTACTGCAATAGCTGTAATACCGTTTTCGAACGCATCAAGTTCGATGGTAAACAGCCCGATACCGAATAA
- a CDS encoding phenylacetic acid degradation PaaB family protein → MKYEVFARINQGDETLHIGNVRAQSDRLARMYAHNTFDEEDWDFLAVVREENLIEVTGKQPTMRVGADE, encoded by the coding sequence ATGAAATACGAAGTATTTGCACGGATCAACCAAGGCGATGAGACGCTCCATATCGGTAACGTGCGGGCACAGAGTGACCGCTTAGCAAGGATGTATGCACACAACACGTTCGACGAAGAGGACTGGGATTTCCTCGCAGTCGTTCGCGAGGAAAATCTGATTGAGGTCACCGGCAAGCAGCCTACAATGAGGGTGGGTGCTGATGAGTAA
- a CDS encoding 2Fe-2S iron-sulfur cluster-binding protein: MVETYTIEFVDEGVTLEVDENESILEAAEEAGLDLPYQCRMGVCGVCSGMCEKGETDQMEGMFLSESEKEDGYVLTCIAKPRSDMQIRTNESP, from the coding sequence ATGGTTGAGACATACACTATCGAGTTCGTCGATGAGGGGGTGACCCTTGAGGTGGACGAAAACGAATCAATCCTTGAGGCAGCAGAGGAAGCTGGACTTGATCTGCCCTACCAATGCCGGATGGGTGTCTGTGGCGTCTGTAGCGGGATGTGTGAGAAGGGCGAAACAGATCAGATGGAGGGAATGTTTCTCTCTGAAAGCGAAAAAGAGGATGGCTATGTTCTCACCTGTATCGCGAAGCCTCGTTCAGACATGCAGATACGGACCAACGAGAGCCCTTAG
- a CDS encoding metal-sulfur cluster assembly factor, translating to MSSVQPRTKGISDSSHASEFVERRRADATPFEGYLWDVVDEIPDPHIPVSLVEMAMIYDIEADSGAVTVEMTYPCMGCPAYDMIQNDIESCLTILDGVETVDIEVVWDPVWSKDMLTAEVREKMREAGISL from the coding sequence ATGTCGAGCGTACAACCACGAACAAAAGGTATATCCGACTCTTCGCACGCGAGCGAGTTTGTTGAGCGGCGCCGCGCGGACGCAACCCCCTTCGAAGGATATCTTTGGGATGTTGTTGATGAGATCCCCGATCCACACATTCCCGTCAGCCTAGTCGAAATGGCGATGATCTACGACATTGAGGCTGATAGTGGAGCAGTCACCGTTGAGATGACGTACCCTTGTATGGGATGTCCAGCCTACGACATGATCCAGAACGACATCGAAAGTTGTTTGACCATCCTTGATGGCGTCGAAACCGTCGACATTGAGGTGGTTTGGGATCCAGTCTGGTCGAAAGATATGCTCACCGCCGAGGTCAGAGAGAAGATGCGGGAAGCGGGAATTAGCCTCTAA
- a CDS encoding CoA transferase subunit A, whose translation MVDQTTTTLEEAVSRIKPGSSVAIGLALEHAIPFAAGHELLRQGTDDLTLIGPISDLLFDQLIGGDTVSRIRAAWVGNVSAGTGYRFREAIEEGEIEIEDHSNFSIALALQAGALGVPYLPTRSLLGSDIFERSDLFQKEIDPFSEEELALVPSIEPDWTIVHAQRASPDGNVHLWGNTGILDPAVGAAENILVTAEEIVDPEVITADPSRVAITSEQVTAVVECPFGAHPSPLAGHYNRDNNYYLTYHQQTKTQDAFDKWAAEWVYGVSDRAEYINRVDADLSITEPTVATEVRYGQ comes from the coding sequence ATGGTAGACCAAACAACAACTACACTAGAGGAGGCAGTATCTCGAATCAAGCCCGGCAGCTCGGTAGCTATTGGTCTTGCTCTCGAACATGCGATCCCATTCGCTGCGGGTCACGAACTCCTTCGACAGGGGACTGACGACCTCACGCTAATCGGACCGATCAGTGACCTCCTGTTCGATCAGCTAATCGGCGGTGACACAGTGTCCCGAATTCGTGCCGCGTGGGTTGGAAACGTCAGTGCGGGTACCGGCTATCGATTCCGGGAAGCCATCGAAGAAGGTGAAATTGAGATCGAAGATCACTCGAACTTCAGCATCGCGCTTGCGCTACAGGCGGGAGCTTTGGGTGTCCCTTATCTCCCGACTCGGTCTTTGTTGGGGAGCGATATTTTTGAGAGGAGCGACCTGTTCCAAAAGGAGATCGATCCATTTTCGGAGGAGGAACTCGCTCTCGTACCTTCAATCGAACCGGACTGGACGATCGTTCATGCACAGCGGGCGAGTCCTGATGGCAACGTTCACCTATGGGGTAACACCGGTATTCTTGATCCAGCCGTTGGTGCTGCAGAGAACATCTTGGTCACCGCCGAGGAAATTGTTGATCCAGAGGTGATTACGGCTGATCCGAGTCGGGTCGCGATCACAAGCGAACAGGTGACAGCCGTCGTCGAGTGCCCATTCGGTGCCCATCCGTCGCCATTGGCAGGCCACTATAACCGCGATAACAACTATTATTTGACCTATCATCAGCAAACTAAAACACAGGATGCCTTCGATAAATGGGCCGCCGAGTGGGTTTATGGCGTCTCTGATCGAGCCGAATATATCAATAGAGTCGACGCCGACCTTTCGATCACCGAGCCGACTGTCGCTACGGAGGTGCGCTATGGCCAGTGA
- a CDS encoding CoA-transferase subunit beta: protein MASEGYSPRELMVSAAAAEIEDGDTAFVGMRLPLIAFQVAVSTHAPDSMAVYESGVVRDSPANGFIHTMCDLPNLNHAVSTTGMMSIMSRLQRGDIDVGFLGGAEIDRYGNLNTTWVQSGDDEIRLPGSGGACDIACMAGRTVLLMPHEPRRFTEEVHYVTSPGHSHTGGRRKNHPAPGGGPSALVTSKATFGFDADGELYLRSVHPGISAEEVLVDFPWEMNTAEDIGKGTVMTTPEPTDEELKLIRTFDPDGFWTQS, encoded by the coding sequence ATGGCCAGTGAGGGATACTCCCCTCGAGAGCTGATGGTTAGCGCGGCAGCCGCGGAGATCGAGGATGGTGACACGGCATTCGTTGGGATGCGCTTGCCGCTTATCGCATTCCAAGTCGCTGTTAGCACTCATGCGCCAGATTCGATGGCGGTGTACGAGAGCGGCGTTGTCAGGGATTCGCCTGCAAACGGATTCATTCACACAATGTGTGATCTGCCGAACCTGAATCACGCGGTGTCGACGACGGGAATGATGAGCATTATGAGCCGTCTCCAGCGTGGGGACATAGATGTCGGATTCCTCGGCGGCGCGGAGATAGACCGGTATGGCAATCTCAACACGACGTGGGTTCAGAGTGGTGATGACGAAATTCGCCTTCCTGGCAGCGGTGGCGCATGCGATATTGCCTGTATGGCTGGTCGAACCGTGCTGCTCATGCCTCACGAACCACGCCGGTTTACCGAGGAAGTCCATTACGTGACGAGTCCGGGTCACAGCCACACCGGTGGGAGGCGGAAGAACCACCCCGCACCCGGTGGCGGCCCCAGCGCACTCGTGACTTCGAAGGCGACATTCGGCTTCGATGCCGACGGGGAACTCTACCTTCGGAGCGTCCATCCAGGGATCTCAGCAGAGGAGGTGCTAGTCGACTTCCCCTGGGAAATGAATACTGCCGAGGATATCGGCAAAGGTACAGTGATGACGACTCCCGAGCCCACTGATGAGGAATTGAAACTGATTCGGACATTCGACCCGGACGGGTTCTGGACTCAATCCTGA